The Bradysia coprophila strain Holo2 chromosome III, BU_Bcop_v1, whole genome shotgun sequence region TTTCGCCACAAAACGTTTTGCACTAAGAGGGCAAAAATGATTGATGGCTCTATGAATTCGGTTACTTTCTTCCATCATATTTGTTAGAAGAAATACTCAACGAATCCAATCAAAtctttcaaccattttttttgttgctatttACTCAGCTTTTGCCATACCAAGACAAAAAAACTTGAGTGATTGATGTTTCAAAATATAGAAAGcgatttcaattaatttatcttGAAATGCAATGTATGGACTAAACATTGGCAGGTACTTCCGTAGACCTAGATTTCCATTTAACCATGCAGAATGCACAAGCTTtgacaaagaaaattaaaagaattgtCACTAAGATCACGGCAACAGTTAAATATACGGATGTAACCATCCAAAAAGCGAATAGGTACAAAGTTTTATTGCAATCTCTCCCATAATTCGGTTCGTAGATGTTGTATATCCAATAAGAACCAATGACAAaccaacacaacaaaaaacagtTGATGAGTGACGCAGATTTCGATGAATTGGCCATCAGAGCTTGACGCAAAACGGTTTGCTCACTCGGATCGCTAGGCACTCCAGTACGAAGACTTAGTAGAGCTTTCAAAAGTCCCATTAGACCTAAAACACTCAAagaaataaggaaaatgttcGTGAAATATGTAAAAGACCGAGGTAAACGACACATACCTGTTACTAGTAAATAGACCGGAATGTATGCTCCAACAGGACACTGTTTCATGTACATTGATCCTATCACTATCAAGCTGACGGATACTATTGTTAGTAAAACGATTTTGGCAACTGGAAAATGAAGggcaaaatttttgattacaATTACGTTCAgacttaaaaaaaagcaaatagaaaattcctcctcggaaaaatgtaataattaatCATTAGTGTCCTGGAGTTGTTAATATACCAAATTTGACTATCGTTTTCATTCGAAGAATACACAACAAATCTATTTACTACGATGAGagtataaaatcgaaaaaaaattactctgTTTCGTTGAGATATTGTCTGTTTCACTATTCGCATGTGATAATCTGTCTTTCGTATCGGATGTACTGGGAAGACTTAAATTTGATCTATTCGATTGGTTGATCGACATTgtagaaaaacaaaagaaataaacgAAACAATGAACCaaagcaacaaaaatatttaaatattcaactACACTACAGCTACTTTTCTGCAAAACAATTCCGAATAGAGTGAACCACGAAGaaagattttgtaaatataaacATTCTGGAAAACCACACATCTTTTCTGCGCATTGTTTTCATCAATAGAGATCGCCAGAACGACGCCACTGTATCGaatcatatttttattttacattccCACAATATATGAGTGTAACTAGTTGACGGTAGGTCGTAGGTCGCTCACTaaaatatatgcaaaatataGAAGTATAGATTTTCGTTAGATCATTTACTGTAACGAGAGATATCCATCACTGttgaccaaatttttatttttactcattTCGGAGTTGTACCTTGTGCtctgaacaaaaaattgtcaatcaGTTTAGACATGAGTAAAATTgtcgggctaaagccctcggacacttttactcatcgtgatacgaaataacaaattacttcccgagtgtagtatgacgtttttttttacgaagGAGGGAAAGGCTTTTCCCTAGAGAtggaaagtccattttccctcCTTAGTAAAGGaaacgattgattttaggtaTAACTTTGTGTGTAATGGCTTTGCTCGTGTTATTTTCCCacttaaaaatattcaaaattaattttcacttcAGAAGTAATACTTTCCCTTCGGTTGGGgactttcaattaatttttaattgcagTCGAATACTTAGTGGAACAATTTTGGATTCTGTAAATCTTAATTAACAATACTGCACTATTGAAAACATGCCGAATTTCAAGCTTTCCTCAGGGTTAAAAGAATTTGTTAAGctttattttcatgtttttattCTGTAGATACAAAATACTTGATACAAGTAGAGTAATACTGATGGGAATATTGTTCCATCGACTTTACACACATGTAAAAGGTGGATCCGGATTCCTAAACAAAAtcaagtaaagtaaaattgtgaTGTGTTAAAGCATAGCCCTTCCCCCttctcctagcattaacatagcAAACATTTAGAAGCTCATGGTATCAGAATAGCCTTTGCATTTCTTCGTGTGATTTAAAACACACCACACATGCAAGTGTACATGTATCAAAATCTGTGTACTTTTTGACGTCTGACATAcgagtgttcatgctaggagccgTGCCATGGTTTAAAAATACCTAAATTAGTGTAGAATCTACGTTAACTAAACCAGAAGTAAAGAAGAAATCTCAGAAATACGAAACTTCAGATTAAGTGGCTTCATTCAAATTCCTCTTCAAGTCATCAATGTCCCCTTTCCGGGCCGTCTGTATGCTATAATGATGATGCCTTGTTTCCAATTACATTGTTAGGCAAAAAGATCAGGAAAAGAATTTAAGCGATGCTTAATAAGCGTTACTGGGTGCTTAGGTCTAGTTGCTGGTGATTCAATTGTACGAAGACCGATAAAAGAAATTCTCAGTTCATATTCGttgtaaagttttttttaattataaatttcaattaaaagaagAGCATATGCGATGCCACAAACTTTggcgttaaaataaatttctaataattagtcGCAGTCATCAGAAGTATTTTACAAGGCCTACGGTTACTTAAACAAAGAGTCATACGTTGGCGGACTGTCCGTGCTGCTTCCAGCTTCACCATGTGTATTATCAGTCGTAGGTGTCGTAGGTGGaacataaacattttgataCTCGACAGTAGGACCAAGAAAAGCATTTTCGGTAGCCATTCCGATACCAAAATATCGATAACAACGCTCATATGCCTTCAAGAAATACCATGACattgaaatgaagaaaattgccAATATCAACGCGGAACCAATAAATAAGATGTGTCCCTTTGGTTGGATAATTGCAGGACTCGTGCCGCATTTCCTGTAGAATCTCGGTTCGTCTGTACAAAATGGTGGAATGCAATTGATGACTAAATCGTTATACAGGTTATCCGATATGCATTTGCTGTTGGTACAACGAAATTTGTAGGATCCGGTACAATCTATTCGAAAAACAAGAATGAATTACTTAATGCGCTGAACATCACCAGTATTGTCGATAGATTGCATACCCTCAAATGCAGTAAATGATAGTTTCATATTGATTTTATTCGGTTGCGTAGTGTGCGGGCCAATGTGGACGACGACCTTAAGAGAATCGCCTggtatttcaaaataatttttttcgtctaGAAAGTCATCGTCCTCGTATACTGTACCACAGATTTTGTGGCTCGTCGGCGCTGTCAGGGTATTCACTTCGAAGATAACATAATCAATGCATTCACCGTCTGTATTTTGGCGGAAATTTAGTTGTCTAATTGCTGCGAATAATCCACTGTTTGCTTCCTGCAGCCATTTACTACGTGCTCTAATGTTAAACTCGCaatgatgaaaatgtttgtatgaCGAATTGTCCCATACATGTTCGATGAGAACGGAAGACTTTAAGGGTTGGTCGTGCAAATCAATCGTAGTTGCATCTTTATCGTGGTAAACACTTTCAATCCATGTGTTGGACTTTTCTGGTGAACATAATGTGTGAAGGCTGACtaaaagtttacaaaatgCAGTCATTTGCGCCAAATTCGTGTACGGTTAAACTTACATATTCTGTACTGAGCCGTATACGATTGATTGGGcagcaaaaacaacaaaagagCAATGAAGAATGCCATTTCTAATTCCGAGAAGCAAGAAACAAATTTGGAGAACTCTTTAACGTTTTAGATTAATTGAGTTGAAGTTCATTCCTTTCCGGTATTATTTCTCCAAATTAAATTGTGTGTAATGTGACTGTTAAAATTACTTGTCGATATCAGTCTCAACACAGacgaacaaaaaatacaaaaacaaaaaccgttGCGTGAGTAACTGAAATCTAACCCTTTTTCGTAGTATCTACTGCACACGGTATTGTAGTCAATAtaaaaagcaaacaaatgacaaaattttgcGTTCAATGGATAGGTGTGCCGAAAAAACAGTGTTGCATGATGATAAGAAAGCATCGATAGATAAAGATAGATTAGATGTAGATAATGagacacgaagaacgaaattccggaaatatagcacacatacaagtgcaaaaaatacgaatcacaacacaaaacgaagagaaaaaggaaattgagaaatgcagagtttcgattattttcaaatatttctatGACATTATTTCGCGCGCATTCTCAAAGcgtaagttacgttacacatacatcTATGTGATCTTTCCACATAAAGTTActttgacattacttatctaccctatattatatcccacaaaaacctcaaaagaggaaaaggtgacgctagtgtagtaaaaattaaacttccaaaacatttgatatcggttttggtgacgcattctgcgcctcaacgtaatcaatttttaccaagaaaattttaacaagaacattttcaacgagaaatttaccgatgagattttaaaacgaaagcttttacaaaaaaaatgcgtcacaaagtggcagatgattattgtcgtatgaggggtaaaactttcgttgtaaaatctcatcggtaaactactcgttgacatattttcttgttaaaattttcttggttaaaattgattacgttgaggcgcagaatgcgtcaccaaaaccgatatcaaatgttttggaagtttaatttttactacactagcgtcaccttttcctctttgaggtttttgtgggatatcagttgttttggaagttttgggTAATACATAGAGTTAAGCAAGCTCTACAAGTGACAATTTATTCCAAGTCTACATACCGTACAATTACAGTGGGCTATTTTTGGTTCGGAACATTTTgagacattttcgaattttaacagtcatcgatgttcccagtcaattacaattgctaaatttttctcatatgcagaatgaccaccagctgaatatcaccagctggtgtacaaacaaaaacactttgtattgtatacaattcaaagataacctacacacagtgcatttctacgttaacgtcatctacgcgcacataatacgtatgaatgaagtaaacacattgttaagaatgtgttttgattgtttatcatacaataagtgcGTGTTAGCGGATCCAGCTgatgatattcagctggtgctcattctgcatatgaaaaatatttacaggctgTAAGTTGTTTCCACTTATGATATTTTGCGCCAAGTTATCAAACACTGGAAATCACTTAATGCACTGGGTGCGTCGATGGAcattaaaactctgataaatgatctaaaattgtgttttcttaagTTGAACATGCAGTATcgccgaaaatatttcaaaaatatgaaatttcaagataaCCGCCGT contains the following coding sequences:
- the LOC119077184 gene encoding uncharacterized protein LOC119077184; the protein is MAFFIALLLFLLPNQSYTAQYRIFSLHTLCSPEKSNTWIESVYHDKDATTIDLHDQPLKSSVLIEHVWDNSSYKHFHHCEFNIRARSKWLQEANSGLFAAIRQLNFRQNTDGECIDYVIFEVNTLTAPTSHKICGTVYEDDDFLDEKNYFEIPGDSLKVVVHIGPHTTQPNKINMKLSFTAFEDCTGSYKFRCTNSKCISDNLYNDLVINCIPPFCTDEPRFYRKCGTSPAIIQPKGHILFIGSALILAIFFISMSWYFLKAYERCYRYFGIGMATENAFLGPTVEYQNVYVPPTTPTTDNTHGEAGSSTDSPPTYDSLFK